A genomic segment from Nicotiana sylvestris chromosome 1, ASM39365v2, whole genome shotgun sequence encodes:
- the LOC138874100 gene encoding uncharacterized protein, whose amino-acid sequence MAQSIVICESIFNMLRKYAETSWTEDCQKAFDKIKEYLFTPPVLVLPELGRPLLLYLSKPMPTGKLAKWQILLSEFNIVYITRKMVKGQALADHLAENPVGGEYEPLKIYFPDEGVSFVGEEITEAYNGWRMFFDGAANFKGVGIGAVLTLSNIVLFVDSEFPSPLLMIMLPINSDLMKAMCETFQIKHKNSTACRPQMNGAIEAANKNIKKILRKMVENHKQWHDKLPFALLGYCTTVHTSIGATPYMLVYGTEVVIQAEVEIPSLMIIQEAELSNAK is encoded by the exons atggCACAATCTATAGTTATATGTGAATCTATCTTCAATATGTTGAGGAAAtatgccgaaacaagctggacagaggattgtcagaaagctttcgacaaaatcaaggagtacctgttcacgccaccagttctggtcctgccagaactaggacggcctttgctactctatctatct aaacccatgccaactggaaagctagccaagtggcagatactgttgagtgagttcaaTATTGTCTACATAACTCGAAAAATggtcaaagggcaagcattggcagatcatcttgctgaaaatccagtgggaggagaatacgaacccttgaaaatatattttcctgatgaagggGTGTCATTTGTAGGAGAGGAAATTACCGAGGCATAcaacggttggagaatgttctttgatggagctgcaaatttcaaaggagtgggcattggagcagtttta actttgtcaaatatcgtattgtttgtcgattcggagttCCCAAGTCCATTGTTAATGATAATGCTGCCaatcaatagtgatctgatgaaagccatgtgtgaaacattccaaatcaagcacaagaattccacagcctgtagacctcagatgaatggagctattGAAGCTgctaacaaaaacatcaagaagatactaaggaagatggtagaaaaccacaagcaatggcatgataaactaccctttgctttgttgggatactgCACAACAGTTCAcacatcaatcggggcaactccctatatgctggtttatggtaccgaagttgtcatCCAAGCCGAGGTGGAGATCCCTTCTTTAatgatcatacaggaagccgaactcagcAATGCAAAatag